GACCTCATAGAGTAGGACGGCGACCCCGCTCGTGCGCGTCGTCCATGTACCGCCACCGTTCGCTGTCGTGAGAATGGTCCCGCTCGCACCGACGGCCACGCACGCTGTTGTGGAAGTGCAGTGGATACCCCAGAGATCGTTCGCGGTGCCGCTCGTCTGTGCGGTCCACGTCGTCCCGCCGTCCGTGGTTCCGATAATCGTGCCGCTCACCCCTACCGCGTACACGGTCGTCGCGCTCACGGCGTACACGTCAAGGATGTTCTGCGCGGTGCCGCTCGTCTGCGCAGTCCACGCGAGACCGTCCGTCGTCTTGTAGATCGTGCCGCTCGCACCGACGATCCACCCAGTGTTCGCATCAGCAAAAGAGATGCCGTCAATGTCCACAGATGCCCCACTGAGCACGACGTGCGTCCACGTCACCCCACCATCAATCGTGGACATGAAGTGGTTTTTTCCCCCCACGGCGTACCCCGACGTGCTCGACGTGAACGCGACATCACTGAATCCATTCGACATCCCCTGCTCCGACCGCCACGTCGTCTGCACGGCGGACGTTGCGAGGAGCGCGTTCGCATCCTCAAAGGTGATCGTCTGCGTGGTGGAGACGCCGCGGTCTCCACTCGCGATCGTACCGCCCGACAGTGTGGGCGCGACGTCCGTTGCCGCTCGCTGCGGCGTACCGAGGAACACACCCGCTGTCGCGAGCACAACGAGGAAAAGCATGATGCCTATGGCGTATCGCATGAAACGAAAGAGTTGCTGAATAGCTGGAGGCACACGAAGCGTGTGAATGATGTCCTCACGAGAGCAGTATACCGCACGACGCACCTCCACGGTATACACACCCACTCCTATCTACCGCCGCTTGCCAACACCGGAGCGCCCTGCTAGGATGATTCCAGTATTCACTGCACCCCTCTTTGGGGTGCGGCTCTGTCTCCCGCATAGGAGATGGGCTCATCGTTCGATGTTTCTATGCACACCGCAATCGCTCCAACAAACGGCGCGGCCCCGACGGAGGCCGGCAGCGTACTCCGGGAACTCCTCGCAGATAAGGAGTACCTCCGTATTCCAAAAACCGGCCAGCTCGTGTCTGGCACGATCGTTGGTATCGGCCGCAATGAGATCAAGGTGGACATCACGGGCTACCGCACCGGTCTCGTCCGCGGACCGGAGCTCCACGATCCCTCCGGCATGACCGCGAACCTCCATCTGGGCGATAGCGTGGAGGCAACAGTCGTTGACCTCGAAAACGAGCGCGGCTTTGTCGAACTCTCCTTCCGTTCCGCCGGCCACCAAAAGGCGTGGGGCGCGCTCGATGATCTCCGCCGCGCCGGAACGGTGACATCGGTGCGCGTCCTCGATGCCAACAAGGGTGGACTCATCGTACAGCTCGGGAACGTCCAGGGGTTCCTCCCCGTCTCGCAGCTCTCGCCGGGGAACTACCCGCGCGTCTCAGGCGGCGACAAGCAGAAAATTCTTGAAAAACTTCGATCGTTCATCGGGAAGGGCTTCGACGTGAAGGTCATTGATGTACAGCCGACCGACGAGAAGCTCATCGTCTCGGAGAAAGCCGCGTGGGAGGAGACGCAGTCCCAAGTCCTCGCACAGTACAAGGTTG
This genomic stretch from bacterium harbors:
- a CDS encoding S1 RNA-binding domain-containing protein, with translation MHTAIAPTNGAAPTEAGSVLRELLADKEYLRIPKTGQLVSGTIVGIGRNEIKVDITGYRTGLVRGPELHDPSGMTANLHLGDSVEATVVDLENERGFVELSFRSAGHQKAWGALDDLRRAGTVTSVRVLDANKGGLIVQLGNVQGFLPVSQLSPGNYPRVSGGDKQKILEKLRSFIGKGFDVKVIDVQPTDEKLIVSEKAAWEETQSQVLAQYKVGDRITGQVTALADFGAFVRFPIPEDGNSAPVGEGSDHLEGLVHISELSWQRVDHPRDVLAIGDRVEVQIINIEGSKIFLSRKRMTEDPWVAAAQRYHIGQQIRGKVVKAQPFGLFVELDPEIHGLAHISELGDPPPARPDAVAAIGEEREWTVISLDPKEHRLGLSLKSQADSRKPQASEPEAKEPPEETEERK